The following coding sequences lie in one Flagellimonas eckloniae genomic window:
- a CDS encoding DUF2306 domain-containing protein, translating into MISNSKTTTPTLSNRHWSKSLLNFSVQFWFIIAVLGQWIFAFYVAAFYGGAVMEGDFMRWNRVLPHGYVEGQTMGNLAVAIHLLFAVIVMAGGPIQFVPQLRKFAPKFHRWNGRFYLGAAVLISLSGVYMVITKGTISGLVGDISVCLNGVLILVFAYLTVTNAIKRRFDAHRKWALRLFLVMAGVWFFRVGLMFWLFINKGPVGFDPETFRGPFLVFLGFGQYLIPLAIVELYFLAQRQKQMGIKIFAAITLLIFTAITALGTFAATMGMWLPRIS; encoded by the coding sequence ATGATTTCTAATTCAAAAACAACAACCCCTACCCTTTCCAATAGGCATTGGTCTAAGTCATTGTTAAATTTTTCAGTGCAATTCTGGTTTATTATTGCTGTATTAGGCCAATGGATCTTTGCTTTTTATGTTGCAGCATTTTACGGAGGAGCTGTTATGGAAGGTGATTTTATGCGATGGAACCGAGTGTTGCCGCATGGATATGTGGAAGGTCAGACAATGGGCAACCTTGCTGTTGCCATACATCTTTTATTTGCCGTAATTGTAATGGCTGGTGGCCCAATTCAATTTGTTCCACAGTTACGAAAGTTCGCACCGAAATTTCATAGATGGAATGGAAGGTTCTATTTAGGCGCTGCAGTATTGATAAGTTTAAGTGGGGTTTACATGGTTATTACTAAAGGAACCATATCTGGTCTTGTTGGCGATATCAGCGTATGTTTAAATGGGGTTTTAATTTTGGTATTTGCTTATTTGACGGTCACAAATGCTATTAAACGTAGGTTTGATGCACACAGAAAATGGGCACTTCGCTTGTTTTTAGTTATGGCAGGTGTTTGGTTTTTTAGGGTTGGTTTAATGTTTTGGTTATTTATAAATAAAGGCCCTGTTGGTTTTGACCCTGAAACATTTCGTGGGCCCTTTCTAGTATTTCTTGGATTTGGTCAATACCTGATTCCCTTAGCGATTGTGGAACTCTATTTTCTGGCACAACGTCAAAAACAAATGGGCATTAAAATATTTGCAGCAATAACCTTATTGATTTTTACCGCTATTACAGCCTTGGGCACTTTTGCAGCTACAATGGGTATGTGGTTACCAAGAATTAGCTAG
- a CDS encoding DUF4386 domain-containing protein, with protein sequence MEKNQKIGRIIGFLLLLIMLMGIPSVMFRGLSTSFPNSPNFLSQIFENTMEMRISILLDVLASTLWIVAATLLFPMIKKFNHRLALGFFGIWMIYFAIIIFSNISHLSLLSLSQAFVEAEVPNTEYFALAGSMKIEDYFWAHFFSIMFYASAAFMFYYFLFRSKLVPKILSAWGMIAISLVFVACWLNIFDVKVSFYFFSQNGLHMIILMGWLIAKGFSAPKIQTK encoded by the coding sequence ATGGAAAAAAATCAAAAAATCGGTAGAATCATTGGCTTTTTATTGCTTCTCATCATGTTAATGGGAATCCCCTCAGTAATGTTTAGAGGCTTATCGACTTCATTTCCCAATTCACCAAATTTTTTATCGCAAATCTTTGAGAATACAATGGAAATGCGCATTTCCATACTTCTAGATGTACTTGCAAGTACATTATGGATTGTGGCCGCAACACTATTATTCCCAATGATAAAAAAATTCAACCATAGATTGGCTTTGGGTTTCTTTGGAATTTGGATGATCTATTTTGCCATAATCATCTTCAGTAATATTAGCCATTTATCCCTACTGTCACTCAGTCAGGCATTTGTAGAGGCCGAAGTTCCCAATACGGAATATTTTGCCCTTGCGGGCTCAATGAAAATCGAAGATTACTTTTGGGCGCACTTTTTTAGCATCATGTTCTATGCTTCGGCAGCTTTTATGTTTTATTATTTTTTATTTAGAAGCAAACTTGTTCCTAAAATATTATCCGCATGGGGCATGATTGCCATCTCCTTGGTGTTTGTTGCTTGCTGGCTTAACATCTTTGACGTAAAAGTCAGTTTTTATTTTTTTAGTCAAAATGGGCTTCATATGATCATTTTAATGGGATGGCTCATCGCAAAAGGCTTCTCTGCACCCAAGATTCAAACCAAATAA
- a CDS encoding GIN domain-containing protein: MKKSNLILLGALGTALFFSLVFQVAVHSNIKKGKANEIPVKITSEFRTVSYFDAIKAANRVKIVFNQNDTVKVVVKAPNNVIDSVSTKVVDKKLVVSTSKKLKKTDSVLLHIDAPMLTKIDLSDNSHFETSGQISGERLNLEFKDKSSGNLNLSYDFVRYINNTEGTVNLQGEIKKIDFVSNKKQ, from the coding sequence ATGAAGAAAAGTAATCTAATCTTGTTAGGCGCACTGGGTACAGCCCTCTTTTTTTCACTAGTATTTCAAGTGGCTGTGCATAGCAATATAAAAAAAGGAAAAGCCAACGAAATTCCGGTAAAAATCACATCAGAGTTTAGAACCGTATCCTATTTTGACGCAATAAAGGCTGCAAATCGAGTAAAAATAGTTTTCAATCAAAATGATACCGTGAAAGTAGTTGTGAAAGCGCCCAATAATGTTATCGATTCTGTAAGCACCAAGGTGGTCGATAAAAAATTGGTGGTAAGCACGTCCAAAAAATTAAAGAAAACAGATAGTGTCCTCTTACATATAGATGCTCCAATGCTTACCAAAATTGACTTGAGCGACAATTCACATTTTGAAACCAGTGGGCAAATTTCAGGGGAGCGTCTAAATCTAGAATTTAAGGATAAGAGTTCGGGAAACCTGAATCTGTCCTACGATTTTGTAAGGTATATCAACAACACCGAAGGCACTGTCAATCTACAAGGAGAAATCAAAAAAATTGATTTTGTCTCAAATAAAAAACAATAA
- a CDS encoding GntR family transcriptional regulator → MEFDNSKPIYLQIVDFFYENILVKRWADEERIPSVREVAMMVEVNPNTAIRAFNHLQDLGVIYNKRGIGYFVASDGYIKVLNIKRKEFMEQMLPDVFKKLNLLDISFDELKNAYNQQKNEEK, encoded by the coding sequence ATGGAATTTGACAATAGCAAACCTATTTATTTACAGATTGTGGACTTTTTCTACGAAAATATCCTTGTAAAACGATGGGCAGATGAAGAACGAATACCTTCTGTGCGTGAAGTTGCCATGATGGTCGAAGTAAACCCAAACACCGCTATACGAGCTTTTAACCATTTACAAGATCTTGGGGTGATCTATAACAAAAGGGGTATTGGATATTTTGTTGCAAGCGATGGTTATATAAAGGTGCTGAATATAAAACGTAAGGAGTTTATGGAGCAAATGTTACCTGATGTTTTTAAAAAATTGAATCTATTGGATATCTCTTTTGATGAATTAAAGAACGCATACAACCAACAAAAAAATGAAGAAAAGTAA
- a CDS encoding ATP-binding cassette domain-containing protein yields MLTVKHLNFNYPNSRFVLKSINLDFTAGNIYGLFGKNGEGKSTLLKIMTGLLFPKNGNCLLEGNEMRKREVQSLQHIFLVPEDFELPAISILSFEKVQSCFYPQFSKEQFYELIKEFQLSPTDVISKLSFGQKKKVLIAFGIATNTKLLLMDEPTNGLDIPSKSQFRKVMASIANENKCIVISTHQVRDLHSLINHVMILDNAQVAFDQPLDKVSDGLWFGKPSTNDSTEPIYSESSFGGKAILPRLDKNETEVDLELLFNGVLSTPGKINAILNQTQNDERV; encoded by the coding sequence ATGTTAACTGTTAAACATTTAAATTTTAATTATCCGAATAGCCGGTTTGTGCTAAAATCTATTAACTTGGATTTTACCGCGGGAAACATCTACGGCCTTTTTGGAAAAAATGGGGAAGGCAAAAGCACTTTACTAAAGATTATGACCGGATTGCTATTCCCAAAAAATGGGAATTGCCTGCTTGAGGGAAATGAGATGCGAAAAAGAGAAGTGCAATCTCTTCAGCACATATTTTTGGTCCCAGAGGATTTTGAGTTGCCTGCAATATCGATTCTATCATTTGAAAAGGTTCAATCATGCTTTTATCCTCAATTTTCAAAAGAGCAATTTTATGAGCTTATAAAAGAGTTTCAGCTCTCTCCTACCGATGTCATTTCAAAACTTTCATTTGGGCAAAAGAAAAAAGTGCTCATAGCTTTTGGTATCGCTACCAACACTAAGTTATTGTTAATGGACGAGCCTACCAATGGCTTAGACATTCCATCCAAAAGTCAATTTAGAAAGGTAATGGCTTCAATAGCTAATGAAAACAAGTGCATTGTTATTTCCACCCATCAAGTCCGAGATTTGCACAGTCTAATAAACCATGTGATGATCTTGGATAATGCCCAAGTAGCTTTTGACCAGCCTTTGGATAAAGTCTCTGATGGTCTATGGTTTGGAAAACCATCAACAAATGATTCTACCGAACCAATCTATTCGGAATCTTCTTTTGGAGGAAAGGCAATCTTGCCTCGTTTAGATAAAAATGAAACTGAAGTAGATCTAGAATTGCTGTTCAATGGAGTCTTAAGTACTCCTGGTAAAATAAATGCAATTTTGAACCAAACACAGAACGATGAAAGAGTTTAG
- a CDS encoding NADP-dependent isocitrate dehydrogenase, with the protein MESIPVLESEKNSVLTKTTKIAVAHGDGIGPEIMKATLNIMKAAGAKIETESMEIGEQVYLSGNSSGITEAAWDAISRNKVILKAPITTPQGKGYKSLNVTLRKSLGLFANVRPVNALHPFVKTNFPTMDIVVIRENEEDLYAGIEHRQTEDVVQCLKLITRPGCEKIVRYAFEYARAYNRKKVTCMVKDNIMKLTDGLFHTVFKEIALEYPEIESNSQIIDIGSAKIAASPEDFDVIVTSNLYGDIISDIVAEIGGSVGMAGSANIGRNIAMFEAIHGSAPDISGQRIANPSGLLNAAVMMLAHIGQAEVADNIKNAWLATLEDGIHTADVYQKSISTKKVGTEEFAEAIIERLGTTPKKLPISSLSKGSGTITIPEYKRQESTKELVGVDVFIDWKGNDPQVIGNGLEQIKSHNLKLKMITNRGVKVFPSGLKETYCTDHWRCRFVANAANIKTKEPKYENVEYEQVIALLSKLHQNSFNVIKTENLYEFNGKRGFSLGQGE; encoded by the coding sequence ATGGAAAGTATCCCTGTTTTAGAATCAGAAAAGAATTCGGTTTTAACCAAGACAACCAAAATTGCCGTAGCCCATGGTGATGGTATAGGCCCGGAGATTATGAAGGCCACTTTAAATATCATGAAAGCGGCTGGTGCCAAGATAGAAACTGAATCCATGGAAATTGGAGAGCAGGTGTATTTGTCAGGTAATAGTTCAGGCATTACCGAAGCAGCTTGGGATGCTATTTCACGAAACAAGGTTATTTTAAAAGCTCCTATAACTACCCCCCAAGGTAAAGGTTATAAAAGCCTCAATGTTACCCTAAGAAAATCATTGGGCCTATTTGCCAACGTAAGACCTGTCAATGCCTTGCATCCTTTTGTAAAGACCAACTTTCCTACTATGGATATTGTGGTCATTAGAGAGAATGAAGAAGACCTATATGCCGGTATTGAACACAGACAAACAGAAGATGTTGTACAATGCCTTAAACTAATTACCAGGCCAGGCTGTGAGAAAATTGTGCGTTACGCTTTTGAGTATGCCAGGGCTTACAATAGAAAAAAAGTAACCTGCATGGTAAAGGATAACATCATGAAATTAACTGATGGCCTATTTCATACCGTTTTTAAAGAGATCGCTTTGGAGTACCCCGAAATTGAGAGCAACTCACAAATTATTGATATAGGTTCCGCAAAAATTGCTGCTTCACCAGAAGATTTCGATGTAATTGTCACCTCAAATCTGTATGGGGACATTATTTCTGATATTGTTGCTGAAATTGGAGGCTCTGTTGGTATGGCGGGTTCTGCCAACATTGGAAGGAATATTGCAATGTTCGAGGCAATTCATGGATCAGCACCCGATATTTCAGGGCAAAGAATTGCTAATCCTTCAGGATTATTAAATGCGGCAGTTATGATGTTGGCCCATATCGGTCAAGCAGAAGTGGCCGACAACATCAAGAATGCATGGTTGGCAACTCTGGAAGATGGTATTCATACCGCTGATGTCTACCAAAAGTCAATAAGCACTAAAAAGGTAGGCACCGAGGAATTTGCTGAGGCTATTATTGAACGTTTAGGCACCACTCCCAAAAAACTACCTATAAGCTCGTTATCCAAAGGTTCAGGAACAATTACAATTCCAGAATACAAAAGACAAGAATCTACCAAGGAATTAGTTGGTGTTGATGTTTTTATAGATTGGAAAGGAAATGACCCACAAGTTATCGGAAATGGTTTGGAGCAAATAAAGTCACATAACTTGAAACTCAAAATGATTACCAATAGAGGCGTTAAAGTTTTTCCAAGTGGGTTAAAAGAAACGTATTGCACCGACCATTGGAGGTGCCGTTTTGTAGCAAATGCCGCTAACATCAAAACCAAGGAACCCAAATACGAAAATGTTGAATACGAACAAGTAATTGCCTTATTATCAAAACTTCATCAAAATAGTTTTAATGTAATCAAGACAGAAAATCTATACGAGTTCAATGGTAAAAGAGGATTTTCCTTGGGCCAAGGAGAGTAA
- a CDS encoding DUF6515 family protein, with amino-acid sequence MKSHIVLLFSIALLSLSSCATRTRVVTTNNSNVTVVKTRPANYKILRVKGKRYYFWNGNHYRKTRRGYVVVRI; translated from the coding sequence ATGAAATCACATATTGTTTTACTTTTTAGTATCGCGCTTTTAAGCCTTTCATCCTGTGCTACACGCACCAGGGTTGTGACAACCAACAATTCAAATGTTACCGTTGTCAAGACGAGACCTGCCAACTACAAAATATTGAGGGTCAAGGGGAAGCGTTACTACTTTTGGAACGGAAATCACTATAGAAAAACTAGACGTGGCTATGTTGTTGTTAGAATTTAG
- a CDS encoding SRPBCC domain-containing protein — protein sequence MSEVNNPKNRTLTLERTFDAPIALVWEAWTQSEHIAQWWGPKGMETKVLEHDFKVGGNWKYSMRMPDGNEFISEGRYIEIVEHEKIISTADFKPMTEGVEIQAIFKADGEKTHFTFNCVHETEEYCKQQEQMGFYNGWGSVFERLNEFLS from the coding sequence ATGAGTGAAGTAAACAACCCTAAAAACAGAACATTAACCCTTGAACGTACTTTTGATGCTCCCATTGCATTGGTTTGGGAAGCCTGGACACAATCAGAGCATATTGCGCAATGGTGGGGGCCAAAAGGAATGGAGACCAAAGTTTTGGAACATGATTTTAAAGTTGGTGGAAATTGGAAGTACTCCATGCGGATGCCAGATGGCAATGAATTTATTTCTGAAGGCCGCTATATTGAGATTGTGGAGCATGAAAAAATTATTTCAACGGCGGACTTTAAACCCATGACTGAAGGTGTTGAAATACAGGCGATTTTTAAGGCAGATGGCGAAAAAACCCATTTTACCTTTAATTGCGTTCATGAAACTGAGGAATATTGCAAACAACAAGAACAAATGGGCTTCTACAACGGCTGGGGTTCTGTTTTTGAACGATTAAATGAGTTTTTATCCTAA
- a CDS encoding ArsR/SmtB family transcription factor, translated as MRRDVFQAIADPVRRDIIQLLSKEALTVNTVAEKFDVSRPAISKHLKILEECGIVTFNQKGRERYCIIQPKNLIPAFLWIDQYKNLWEEKLDSFENYLTQLQNKNKKNE; from the coding sequence ATGCGAAGAGATGTTTTTCAGGCCATTGCCGATCCCGTACGAAGGGATATCATTCAGCTTCTATCAAAAGAAGCACTTACAGTAAACACTGTTGCTGAAAAATTTGATGTTAGCCGACCAGCCATTTCGAAGCATTTAAAAATTCTGGAAGAATGTGGTATAGTCACCTTTAATCAAAAAGGAAGGGAACGCTACTGTATTATTCAACCCAAAAACCTTATCCCAGCTTTTTTATGGATTGATCAATATAAAAATCTATGGGAAGAAAAGCTGGATTCTTTTGAAAATTACCTAACCCAATTACAGAACAAAAACAAAAAAAATGAGTGA
- a CDS encoding MbnP family protein yields MKLFKFFIAILLCNTIMSCSNDDDMESLDGQFGNLVIKFDNGVEDQDFIFGVNYSKSANESYQLETLKYIISNIELTDADGTTFMYPTDDNVFIVNEADANNAGEIWITLEGIPAADYTKISFGVGIDQERYGLGAEGQGDFLQTAQDEEMLWSWATGFRFIRLDGVYSDNSVTDEALNIHMGSVGTSLDNYREVSLDLPNTVLVREMAEPEVHIKADISLVFDGQTSVTFSEGYSQVHTDETTTPIIADNVMGMFEVHHVHNN; encoded by the coding sequence ATGAAATTATTTAAATTTTTCATAGCGATACTGCTATGCAATACTATTATGTCTTGTTCTAATGACGACGATATGGAGTCGCTTGATGGACAATTTGGGAACCTAGTCATAAAATTTGATAATGGAGTTGAAGACCAAGATTTCATTTTTGGTGTAAACTATAGCAAATCTGCTAATGAGTCCTATCAACTGGAAACACTAAAATATATTATCAGCAATATTGAATTAACTGATGCAGACGGTACAACTTTCATGTATCCAACAGATGATAATGTCTTTATTGTGAACGAAGCCGATGCAAACAATGCTGGAGAAATCTGGATTACCTTAGAAGGCATTCCTGCGGCAGATTATACCAAAATATCCTTTGGTGTTGGCATAGATCAAGAACGTTATGGGCTAGGTGCAGAAGGCCAAGGCGATTTTTTGCAAACGGCACAGGATGAAGAAATGTTATGGTCATGGGCCACAGGTTTTCGCTTTATACGATTAGACGGGGTCTATTCAGATAATTCAGTAACCGATGAGGCACTCAATATACATATGGGTAGTGTAGGGACCAGTCTTGACAATTACCGTGAAGTAAGCTTGGATTTACCCAATACGGTATTGGTAAGGGAAATGGCTGAACCAGAAGTACATATCAAAGCAGATATCTCATTGGTTTTTGATGGGCAAACATCAGTTACCTTTTCAGAAGGTTATAGTCAAGTTCATACGGATGAGACTACTACTCCGATTATTGCCGATAATGTTATGGGAATGTTCGAGGTTCATCACGTGCACAATAATTAG
- a CDS encoding cytochrome-c peroxidase, whose protein sequence is MDKKIVLVFVCTIFFWSCNNDSPENEYVPINLTVKHPENFPEIKYTLSNNPVTEQGFELGKKLFYDGKLSANNSIPCAFCHEQAFAFTHHGHTLSHGVNGGIGFRNSQPIQNLAYFSEFMWDGAASHLDLQPIIPITSDLEMGETLSSIVDKLKADSYYQEQFPLAFDDGEINSENILKALSQFMLMMVSSNSKYDKYVRKEEGIEFTDTELEGQSIFKAKCASCHATDLFTDQSYRNTGLPINPKLDDKGRFNVLENPDDLYKFKVPSLRNVEKSFPYMHDGRFASLEAVLDFYNDGMVDNGNVDESLLRSDSSFGISLTDEEKGQLIAFLKTLTDDEFLNDTRFAEF, encoded by the coding sequence ATGGACAAAAAAATCGTATTGGTTTTTGTGTGCACTATTTTTTTCTGGAGTTGTAACAATGACAGTCCTGAAAATGAATATGTACCTATAAACCTAACAGTGAAACATCCGGAAAATTTTCCGGAGATTAAATACACTCTCAGCAATAATCCTGTTACCGAGCAGGGTTTTGAATTAGGTAAAAAATTGTTCTATGATGGCAAGCTTTCAGCAAATAACAGTATACCCTGTGCATTTTGCCATGAGCAAGCATTTGCTTTTACCCATCACGGTCATACGTTGAGTCATGGTGTAAATGGTGGAATTGGGTTTAGGAACTCGCAGCCTATACAAAACTTGGCATATTTTTCTGAGTTTATGTGGGACGGTGCTGCATCACATTTGGATTTACAACCAATCATTCCCATTACCAGTGATTTGGAAATGGGGGAGACGCTATCCAGCATAGTTGATAAACTTAAAGCGGATAGTTACTATCAAGAACAATTTCCACTAGCGTTTGATGATGGCGAGATTAACAGTGAAAATATACTCAAAGCACTTTCACAATTCATGCTCATGATGGTTTCCTCAAATTCAAAGTATGATAAATATGTAAGAAAAGAAGAAGGCATAGAATTCACGGACACTGAACTTGAAGGGCAAAGTATCTTTAAAGCCAAGTGTGCATCATGCCATGCAACAGATTTATTTACGGACCAGAGCTATCGGAACACAGGTTTGCCCATAAACCCAAAATTGGATGATAAAGGCAGATTTAATGTTTTAGAAAACCCAGATGACCTCTACAAATTTAAAGTGCCAAGTTTACGAAATGTGGAAAAAAGCTTTCCATATATGCACGATGGTCGTTTTGCTTCCTTGGAAGCGGTTCTGGATTTTTATAACGATGGTATGGTTGACAATGGAAATGTTGATGAAAGTTTACTACGAAGTGACTCAAGTTTTGGCATTTCACTTACCGATGAAGAAAAAGGACAATTGATAGCCTTTTTAAAAACGCTTACAGATGATGAATTTTTAAACGATACACGTTTTGCAGAATTTTAA
- a CDS encoding pyridoxamine 5'-phosphate oxidase family protein — MSKLLDHITPTLKEFIENQKIFFVATAASEGRINLSPKGMDSFRVIEKNKIVWLNLTGSGNETAAHLLKNDRMTIMFCAFEGKPLILRLYGHAKIYHNRHEQFNKYVALFDENTGARQIIEMDIDLVQTSCGFAVPYMDFNEERTMLDSWAQKQGKEGIEAYWSNKNTESIDGFETKILGD, encoded by the coding sequence ATGTCAAAACTTTTAGACCATATTACTCCTACCTTAAAAGAGTTTATAGAAAATCAAAAAATATTCTTTGTTGCGACAGCAGCAAGTGAAGGGCGCATTAATTTATCGCCAAAAGGGATGGATTCCTTTAGGGTGATTGAGAAAAATAAGATTGTTTGGTTGAATTTAACCGGTAGTGGCAATGAAACTGCCGCACATTTGCTGAAAAATGATAGAATGACAATCATGTTTTGCGCTTTTGAAGGTAAACCCCTAATCCTAAGATTGTATGGTCATGCAAAAATTTACCACAATAGGCACGAGCAGTTCAACAAATATGTAGCGTTGTTTGATGAAAATACAGGTGCTAGACAAATTATTGAGATGGATATTGACCTTGTTCAAACTTCTTGTGGATTCGCCGTTCCGTATATGGATTTCAATGAAGAAAGAACCATGTTGGATTCTTGGGCCCAAAAACAAGGAAAAGAGGGAATAGAGGCATACTGGAGCAATAAAAACACTGAAAGTATTGATGGATTTGAAACAAAAATACTTGGTGATTAA
- a CDS encoding OsmC family protein, translating to MKKHNYKIKVEWTGNEGKGTQNYKAYNRNHKISTDGKYDSINGSSDPSFLGDKSKYNPEDLFLSSLSACHMLWYLHLCSVHKIVVTEYVDNATGVMEEMPDGSGKFSEVTLNPIVKIKNSDNTQRANELHVEANKMCFIANSCNFKIGHNPMIIAV from the coding sequence ATGAAAAAACACAATTATAAAATTAAAGTTGAGTGGACCGGAAATGAAGGAAAGGGCACGCAAAACTATAAAGCATACAATAGAAACCATAAAATATCCACCGATGGAAAATATGATTCTATAAATGGTTCTTCGGACCCTTCATTTTTAGGAGATAAGTCAAAATACAATCCTGAAGATTTGTTTTTGTCCTCCCTCTCTGCATGTCACATGTTATGGTATCTGCATCTATGTTCTGTACATAAAATAGTAGTCACTGAATATGTTGATAACGCCACAGGGGTGATGGAAGAAATGCCAGATGGTAGTGGAAAATTTTCCGAAGTAACCTTAAACCCTATTGTGAAAATCAAAAATTCGGATAATACACAAAGAGCAAATGAGCTGCATGTAGAAGCAAATAAGATGTGTTTTATTGCCAACTCCTGTAATTTTAAAATTGGACACAATCCAATGATAATTGCAGTATAA
- a CDS encoding carboxymuconolactone decarboxylase family protein: MDKRIQIDEAEPLAYKAIFGLEDYMKQSGLSKVHYELIKIRASQLNGCAFCIDMHTKEAIKNGESQQRLFLLDAWKTADLFTKEEKLILQITEEVTLIHRNGLTDETYQKAISLFDKHYFSQIIMAIATINVWNRIAISTHKPLWD, from the coding sequence ATGGATAAAAGAATTCAAATTGATGAAGCGGAACCTTTAGCCTATAAAGCCATTTTTGGTTTAGAGGATTATATGAAACAAAGTGGATTAAGTAAGGTTCATTACGAGCTAATAAAAATTAGAGCTTCGCAACTTAATGGATGTGCTTTTTGTATAGACATGCATACAAAAGAAGCCATAAAAAATGGTGAAAGTCAACAACGTCTTTTTTTATTGGATGCTTGGAAAACCGCTGACTTATTTACAAAGGAAGAAAAGCTTATTCTTCAAATTACCGAAGAAGTTACCCTGATTCATAGAAATGGGTTGACCGATGAAACCTATCAAAAAGCAATTTCGCTATTTGACAAACATTACTTTTCACAGATTATCATGGCCATTGCCACCATAAATGTCTGGAATAGGATTGCAATCAGCACGCATAAACCGCTTTGGGATTGA
- a CDS encoding Crp/Fnr family transcriptional regulator: MPKQLFHHFNKYLELTEEHFQEILPFFEIRILKKKEVLMEAGNMCTHNHFVLEGCLHMFFLNDKGTERTVQFAIENWWITDDLAYLNQTTTDFSIQAVENTRLLTITHDKQGQLLKEFPQLEKYFRTIYQISYGAALVKMRYLFGLTKEEIYFHFTEQFPLFAQRVPQYLIASFLGLTPEYVSEIRAKKRS, translated from the coding sequence ATGCCAAAACAACTCTTCCATCATTTTAATAAATATCTGGAACTAACTGAAGAGCATTTTCAGGAAATACTTCCTTTTTTTGAAATTAGGATTTTAAAGAAAAAAGAAGTGCTCATGGAAGCAGGGAATATGTGCACGCATAACCATTTTGTATTGGAAGGCTGTCTCCATATGTTTTTTTTAAATGATAAGGGTACAGAGCGTACAGTTCAATTTGCGATTGAAAACTGGTGGATAACAGATGATTTAGCTTATCTAAATCAAACTACAACAGATTTTTCCATTCAAGCTGTCGAGAACACACGACTCCTTACAATTACGCATGACAAACAAGGACAATTATTAAAAGAATTTCCACAACTTGAAAAATACTTCCGTACCATTTATCAAATTTCCTATGGCGCTGCCTTGGTTAAAATGAGGTATTTGTTTGGTCTTACTAAAGAGGAGATCTACTTTCATTTTACCGAACAGTTTCCATTATTTGCCCAACGCGTTCCCCAATATCTAATTGCTTCTTTTTTGGGCCTCACCCCAGAATATGTAAGTGAAATACGCGCAAAAAAACGTTCTTAA